In a genomic window of Mucilaginibacter sp. KACC 22063:
- a CDS encoding ABC transporter permease yields MNFYLTALLQGLCLSAIALGVYLSMKIFNIPDITTDGSYTLGGVITATMLTHNQSMYITIPAVIIAGGIAGALTGLIHTKLKINALLAGILVMTGLYSVNLTILGRSNVPLLNTASIFNWLNVFVNPNQNSLVILLIIVAVLGLAIGYLLKTDFGIAMRATGNSEQMVRAMGVNTDRMKILGLALANALTALSGFMMTQFQGFADINMGIGIVITGLGSVIVAETLINWLRITSISLNLVLVIAGAIIFQMVLAFTLNIGVDANLLKLATSVFVLLIVSIPRLIARKND; encoded by the coding sequence ATGAACTTTTATCTTACTGCTTTATTACAGGGTTTATGCCTTTCGGCCATTGCGCTGGGGGTATACCTCTCCATGAAGATATTTAACATCCCGGATATTACAACCGATGGTAGTTATACGCTTGGCGGGGTCATTACAGCAACTATGCTAACACATAACCAGTCCATGTATATCACTATCCCTGCGGTTATTATTGCCGGGGGGATTGCAGGTGCATTAACAGGATTGATCCATACTAAATTAAAAATCAACGCCTTGCTTGCCGGTATATTGGTGATGACGGGCCTTTACTCTGTAAACCTTACTATACTTGGCCGTTCAAATGTGCCATTATTAAATACTGCATCCATTTTTAATTGGTTGAATGTATTTGTCAATCCTAACCAAAATAGCCTGGTTATATTGTTAATTATTGTTGCAGTATTAGGACTAGCTATAGGTTACTTATTAAAAACAGATTTTGGTATAGCTATGCGTGCAACCGGTAACAGCGAACAAATGGTGAGGGCAATGGGTGTAAATACAGACCGGATGAAGATCTTAGGTTTGGCTTTGGCTAATGCTTTAACTGCTTTAAGCGGATTTATGATGACCCAATTCCAGGGCTTTGCAGATATTAATATGGGTATTGGTATTGTGATAACCGGATTGGGTTCTGTAATAGTAGCCGAAACTTTAATTAACTGGTTGCGAATCACCTCTATCAGCCTCAACTTAGTTTTGGTTATTGCCGGGGCTATTATATTTCAGATGGTGCTGGCGTTCACCCTTAATATTGGCGTAGATGCCAACCTGTTGAAGTTGGCGACTTCGGTATTTGTGTTATTAATTGTAAGTATTCCACGTTTAATTGCACGCAAAAATGATTGA